The sequence GCATTCGGATTAATTTTTCAGGGTCACTTTTGGTTCGCATCAGAAGAGTCATCCCTCTTCCATAAAAGTTCAATTTATTTTCAATGGATGCAGACAAAATAAGTACGCAGACGATTTCCCTGCTCAAAGGGGAACGTGCTGTTGTGGCGGTGACCGCATATGACACCGCGATGGCTCGCTATGCCGACGAGGCCGGGGTCGATTTGCTCCTGGTCGGCGACTCCGTGGGCACGACTCAGTTGGGCTTCGATACTACGGTTCCGGTCACGCTTGAAATGATGCTGCACCATACCGCGGCTGTTGCGCGGGCCAATCCGGGTGCGCTTCTCGTGGCCGACGTGCCTTTCGCCGTCGCGCATGATGAGTTTACCAAGCTGCTGGATGCCTGCCGCCGCCTCATGCAGGAAGCCGGAGCCGAGGCGGTTAAAATCGAAGGTGGTGCCTTGATCGCTCCTAAAATTGAGCGCCTTGTTCAAGCCGGTATCCCCGTGCTCGGTCATATTGGCTTACTCCCACAGAATTTTCACCAGTTGGGTGGATACCGCAAGTTCGGGCGCAGTGATGCGGAGAAAAGTGTGCTGGTCGACGACGCGCTGGCTTTGGAGAAAGCGGGATGCTTCGCGGTGATCTGCGAAATGATCGACGGCACGGTAGCCGGTACCATCGCCGGTGAGCTTAAGATCCCACTGATCGGGATCGGCAGCGGCCCGCATTGCGACGGACAGATTCTGGTTTGTAATGATCTCCTCGGGATGACTGCCGGCTATGTGCCATCCTTTGTGCGGCAGTATGCACAACTCGGGGAGGAAGCGCGTAAGGCCTTTGCCAACTACGCGGAGGACGTACGTAATCGAAAGTTTCCCTCATGAATTGTTGTATCTTAGGAGCAGGTGCCTGGGGCACCGCGATGGCCTTGCATCTTGATCGTTGCGGCCACTCAGTCACTTTGGTCCCGCGTCGGATGGAGCATGCGCTCTCGATCGCATCCTCCCGCGAGAACTCCGATTATTTACCGGGCTACAAGTTGCCGCACCGTATTCAGATCGGTTACGAGATCGGACCAGTGCTGATGGAGGCGGACGTGGTTTTTTTCGCCTGCCCCTCCAAAGCGATTCGTGATCTGGCCGGAAAAGTTCGGCCTCATCTGGAAGCGGCCCGTCAGCTCAAGCTCTGTCTTGTGATGTGCAAGGGGCTCGAACTGGATAGCTTCAAGGCGCCGGCTGAGATCCTTGAAGAGTCCTTGCCCGGCTTACACTGCGGTGTTCTTTCCGGTCCGACTTACGCGGGTGAGGTGGCGGCTGGGCAACCCACTGCGGTGGTCCTGGCATTGCCGAGAGGATTGGAGGACGGCAACCGCTATCAGGAAGCATTCAGTAACAGCTCGATGCGTTGCTACCTGTCCCATGATGTTCGAGGTACCGAGCTGGGCGGCACACTCAAGAATATCTATGCCATCGGTTCCGGGATCTGTGACGGGCTGAAGCTGGGCGATAATGCCAAAGCCGCTTATTTGACGCGAAGCCTGAATGAATTACTCGCTTTGGGTACTTCACTGGGTGGGCAAGCGGACACCTTTTACGGGCTGAGCGGCTTTGGGGATTTGATCGCCACCTGTACCGGCGCCTGGAGTCGTAACCGGACCTTCGGCGAAAAAGTGGGGGAGGGGGAGGCTCCGGAATCCATCATCGAAAACCAGAAGACCGTGGTTGAAGGCTACCGGGCAACAGAATGTCTCTACCGTTACTGCAGGCAGCAGAAGATCGATGCGCCCATACTCGGTACGATTCATGCCGTTCTCTACGAAGCGCTCAATCCGGAGGAAGGCATTCAAGCCTTGATGAGGAGGAACCTGAAAGCCGAGTGATTTTTTCTCATGCTCCTATTTGTAATCTTAATCCCAATTCTCTTGGGTTGACCTGATTGCCGTAGATTAAGATTAGGATGAAAAATACGATTAAGATTTGAATATCATTATGCCGAAACGCCTTTGCAAAGTCGACTCATCGCCAATCCATAAACGCGGACTCTTCGCCACCGCCGATATCGAAGCGGGAACCGATATCATCCAGTATATCGGAGAAAAAATTTCTAAGGAAGAATCCACCCGGCGCGCTCTCGAATGGGAGGAGAAGGCGCGCAAGACGGGAGCCGGACTGGTTTATATTTTTGAGCTCGATGACGAGTGGGACTTGGACGGTCGCCGCGGTCGTAATCCGGCCCGCTACATGAACCACTCCTGCGATGGGAATTGCGAAGCGATCAATTACGACGGGGAGATCTGGATCGTGGCCCGTAAGGATATCAAGGACGGTGAAGAACTGACCTACGATTACGGCTACGACATGGAGCACTTTCTCGACCACCCCTGTGAATGCGGGGCAGACAACTGCATTGGCTACATCGTGCGCGAAGACCAGCGCAAGAAGGTCAAAAAGCTGCTGCGCGGGAAGAAGAAAAAGAAGAAGGGCAAGAAGTCCAAAAAAGACAAAAAGGGAAAGAAATAGAAATTTCGCCCTAAGGCTGAACCAGTGTCAGGATTTGTGTCTCCGCACTGCGGCCGTCTTTCCGCTTGGCCTTGACGACGACGGTTCCCCGGTAGAGCTCATCGTATGACTTCGGTGTGATACGCAGGGTGCGGCTTGCGTTATCCCCGGGGGCCTTCTCTTCGACCACGTTTAACTTGTCGCTATCGTAGCCGATGCTCTGGATGGAATCGACGTAACGCTCGTCGAGGGTGACGGTGACGCGCCGCTCGCTCTTGGAACCGGAGGGGCTCCAGTAAACAACCCGAGGCGTGGCTTCGACAAGTTCCGGAATCTCCACATTCATGCGCAAGGTTGCGACTGCTTCAGCCTGACTATCGATAAAGACATCCAGCTGCAGGCGGTTCAGCCCCTGACGTTTACCTTTGTTGAAGGTGGCAATGATTTCCGTGGTATCTCCGGGCTTGAGAATCTTTCGGTCAATGATGGATCCGGTACAACCACAGCTTGTTTTGATGCGCGAAATGCGTATGCGATCCTCGCCTTTATTGGTTACCTTGAAACTGGCGCGGACCTCTTTCTGGTCCGGTTTCATTTCCAGTTTCACTTCTGTGCGGTCCCAACTCAGGTCTGAGGCCGAAAGCATATGGACCAGGCAAAGGCAAAGTGCGGGAAGTATGATGGATAAGCGCATAAATCAGTTAGAGCTTTTTGGGGTTCTCTTGTTCCTGCACGAGGCGCGCAAGATGAAAATTGTTATGATTAACAGGACGAGATTTCTCAAGATCAACCAGTGGTACTCCGGGCTGTCCGTACTTTTTCCGAAGCAGCCGCAATTGATATCCAGCCCCCGGGTCCAGGCGCTTCCGTGCAATGTGATAAATAAGCAGAGTAGGGCGACCATGATGCATGCACTCGCCCGTCGTAGCCATGGCGTGAGCAAGCCGAAGCCGATAATCAGTTCCAGCCAGGGGAGAATGATAGCGGTCCAAAGCGCGGGGCTTCCGCTGATAAGACGATAGCCTTCAATCGATGTGGAAAAGGCCACTGGGTCCTGCACCTTGGGAAGTCCGGCGCTGATAAAAACCCAGGCCAGTACCAGGCGTGAGATGAGGAGGGGGATGGTTCTTTGATTCACTTCGACCATGCAGACCAACCTCCTTTCAGACTGTAAATCTCGGCGTCCGGTAGATTAGCGCGCAATTCTTCGGCAACTTTCTTGCTCGTTCCGCAGCCTTCATCCGAACAATAAACCACAATCACCCTCGGATTCTGGAGCCATTGCTCCAAAATATCGGCTATGCTACCGGCTGGGTCCGCCTGGTCGTAAAGCAAAGCTTCCGGGGCGTGGTCGCGGGCAAAAGCGGTCTCATCGCGCGCATCCACCCAGATGACGTCGAGCACGCGGGCATCCTGT comes from Coraliomargarita sinensis and encodes:
- the panB gene encoding 3-methyl-2-oxobutanoate hydroxymethyltransferase produces the protein MDADKISTQTISLLKGERAVVAVTAYDTAMARYADEAGVDLLLVGDSVGTTQLGFDTTVPVTLEMMLHHTAAVARANPGALLVADVPFAVAHDEFTKLLDACRRLMQEAGAEAVKIEGGALIAPKIERLVQAGIPVLGHIGLLPQNFHQLGGYRKFGRSDAEKSVLVDDALALEKAGCFAVICEMIDGTVAGTIAGELKIPLIGIGSGPHCDGQILVCNDLLGMTAGYVPSFVRQYAQLGEEARKAFANYAEDVRNRKFPS
- a CDS encoding NAD(P)H-dependent glycerol-3-phosphate dehydrogenase, translated to MNCCILGAGAWGTAMALHLDRCGHSVTLVPRRMEHALSIASSRENSDYLPGYKLPHRIQIGYEIGPVLMEADVVFFACPSKAIRDLAGKVRPHLEAARQLKLCLVMCKGLELDSFKAPAEILEESLPGLHCGVLSGPTYAGEVAAGQPTAVVLALPRGLEDGNRYQEAFSNSSMRCYLSHDVRGTELGGTLKNIYAIGSGICDGLKLGDNAKAAYLTRSLNELLALGTSLGGQADTFYGLSGFGDLIATCTGAWSRNRTFGEKVGEGEAPESIIENQKTVVEGYRATECLYRYCRQQKIDAPILGTIHAVLYEALNPEEGIQALMRRNLKAE
- a CDS encoding SET domain-containing protein produces the protein MPKRLCKVDSSPIHKRGLFATADIEAGTDIIQYIGEKISKEESTRRALEWEEKARKTGAGLVYIFELDDEWDLDGRRGRNPARYMNHSCDGNCEAINYDGEIWIVARKDIKDGEELTYDYGYDMEHFLDHPCECGADNCIGYIVREDQRKKVKKLLRGKKKKKKGKKSKKDKKGKK
- a CDS encoding DUF1573 domain-containing protein, with product MRLSIILPALCLCLVHMLSASDLSWDRTEVKLEMKPDQKEVRASFKVTNKGEDRIRISRIKTSCGCTGSIIDRKILKPGDTTEIIATFNKGKRQGLNRLQLDVFIDSQAEAVATLRMNVEIPELVEATPRVVYWSPSGSKSERRVTVTLDERYVDSIQSIGYDSDKLNVVEEKAPGDNASRTLRITPKSYDELYRGTVVVKAKRKDGRSAETQILTLVQP
- a CDS encoding MauE/DoxX family redox-associated membrane protein — encoded protein: MNQRTIPLLISRLVLAWVFISAGLPKVQDPVAFSTSIEGYRLISGSPALWTAIILPWLELIIGFGLLTPWLRRASACIMVALLCLFITLHGSAWTRGLDINCGCFGKSTDSPEYHWLILRNLVLLIITIFILRASCRNKRTPKSSN
- a CDS encoding rhodanese-like domain-containing protein: MIREFFVIGLITLLGACYSLLSGLAPLPWSEPELLPGEIRLQDARVLDVIWVDARDETAFARDHAPEALLYDQADPAGSIADILEQWLQNPRVIVVYCSDEGCGTSKKVAEELRANLPDAEIYSLKGGWSAWSK